One Mycobacterium marseillense DNA window includes the following coding sequences:
- a CDS encoding cation-translocating P-type ATPase, with product MKIPGVSSVVAGVAGGAAQMVRAGVSTAAGAAGALQTLASPVAELAGPVIQSVAQTTGRAIGMDTSTDGTAAPITPPVRWHSGQRVHLDLDPLLPFPRWGEYAPAVEEPVRRIPGVAKAHVEGSLGRLVVELSDGADHDAVLDEVRATVASIAADITWSKSEVATPSAPFADPGNPLALLVPLTAAALDLVAMSAAVTGWVTRLPSAPQTTRAAAALINHQPRMVAILEARLGRVGTDIALAATTAAAHGLTQSFGTPMLDLTQRTLQVSEAAAHRRVWRDREPHLASPQRPQAPVVPVISSAKSEVPRHSWAAAAAGEASHVVVGGTIDAAMDKAKGSMAGPVESYVDSAANGSLIAAVSALVAGGGTEDAAAAIEAGVPRAAHMGRQAFAAVLGRGLANSGQLVLDPGALRRLDRVKVVVIDGAALRGDHRAVLRVRGDAPGWDEDRVYEVADALLHGEQAPEPDPDELPATGARLKWVRNQGPSAAPAQGLESADLMVDGECVGSVDVGWEVDPYAIPLFQTAHRTGARVVLRHVAGTEDLTASVGATHPPGTPLLNVVRELRADRGPVLLITALHRDFASTDTLAALAIADVGVALDDPRAATAWTADIITGTDLADAVRILSAIPVARSASESAVHLAQGGTTLAGLLLVTGEQEKTTSPVSFRRWLNPVNAAAATALVAGTFSATRVVRLPDPTPQPLTAWHALDPEIVYSRLAGGARPLAVETEPSWRRRLDDLSYSPGLAPLRKPLHSVVRLASATRTELADPLTPILAVGAAASAIVGSNIDALLVAGVMTVNAITGGAQRLRAESAAAELFAEQDQMVRRVVVPAVATTRRRLDAAQHATRTATVSAKSLRPGDVIDLAAPEVVPADARLLVAEDLEVDESLLTGESLPVDKQVDPVAVNDPDRASMLFEGSTIVAGHARAIVVATGVGTAAHRAISAVADVETAAGIQARLRELTSKVLPLTLAGGATVSALALLRRAPLRQAVADGVAIAVAAVPEGLPLVATLSQLSAAQRLTARGALVRAPRTIEALGRVDTICFDKTGTLTENRLRVVCAVPVGVDPHDALPELTEPQSAGLLRAAARASAQPQDGQGHAHATDEAILTAANSLNGHGDSEWTMIAEVPFESSRGFAAAIGALGHGGSVNGNAADAPVLILKGAPEVILPRCRFAEPQADQERAETVVRGLAEQGLRVLAVAQRGWKHETDDDDTDADAVDAAAEDLELLGYIGLADTARASARPLIEALTDADRDVVLITGDHPVTARAIARQLGLPADARVITGAELAGLDEDACAKMVADVQVFARVSPEQKVQIVAALQRCGRVTAMVGDGANDAAAIRMADVGIGVSGRGSSAARGAADIVLTDEDLGVLLDALVEGRSMWAGVRDAVTILVGGNVGEVLFTIIGTAFGAGRAPVGTRQLLLVNLLTDMFPALAVAVTSQYVEPDEDEYESPEEAEEARRQHRRAVLTGPTPSLDAPLMRQIVTRGAVTAAGATAAWAIGRWTPGTERRTATMGLTALVTTQLAQTLLTRRHSPLVIATALGSAGVLVGIVQTPVLSQFFGCTPLGPIAWSGVLGSTAGATVVSALAPNWLAKQVAALEPGEE from the coding sequence GTGAAGATTCCCGGCGTTTCCAGCGTCGTCGCTGGTGTGGCCGGCGGAGCCGCGCAGATGGTGCGGGCCGGCGTATCGACTGCGGCGGGCGCCGCCGGCGCGCTGCAGACGTTGGCCAGCCCGGTGGCCGAGCTCGCGGGTCCCGTGATCCAATCGGTGGCCCAAACCACGGGCCGGGCAATCGGGATGGACACTTCCACCGACGGCACCGCCGCCCCGATCACGCCGCCGGTGCGCTGGCACAGCGGGCAACGCGTGCACCTGGACCTGGATCCGTTGCTGCCGTTCCCCCGCTGGGGCGAATACGCGCCCGCCGTCGAGGAGCCGGTGCGCAGAATCCCGGGGGTGGCCAAGGCCCACGTCGAGGGCTCGTTGGGCCGGTTGGTGGTCGAACTCTCCGACGGCGCGGACCACGACGCCGTCTTGGACGAGGTCCGGGCGACGGTCGCGTCCATCGCCGCCGACATCACCTGGTCGAAGTCGGAGGTGGCGACCCCGTCGGCGCCCTTCGCCGACCCGGGCAACCCCCTGGCGCTTCTGGTGCCCCTCACCGCGGCGGCACTGGATCTGGTCGCGATGAGCGCCGCGGTGACCGGATGGGTGACCCGGCTGCCCTCGGCGCCGCAGACCACCCGGGCCGCGGCCGCGCTCATCAACCATCAACCGCGCATGGTCGCGATCCTCGAGGCGCGGCTGGGCCGGGTAGGAACCGACATCGCGCTGGCCGCGACGACGGCCGCCGCCCACGGCCTCACGCAGTCGTTCGGCACGCCGATGCTCGACCTGACCCAGCGCACCCTGCAGGTCTCCGAGGCCGCGGCGCACCGCCGGGTGTGGCGGGACCGGGAACCCCACTTGGCCTCGCCCCAACGGCCGCAGGCGCCGGTCGTCCCGGTCATCTCGTCGGCCAAGTCGGAGGTGCCCCGGCACAGCTGGGCGGCCGCGGCGGCCGGCGAGGCGTCGCACGTCGTGGTCGGGGGAACCATCGACGCGGCGATGGACAAGGCGAAGGGCTCGATGGCCGGGCCGGTGGAGAGCTACGTCGATTCCGCGGCGAACGGCTCGTTGATCGCCGCGGTCAGCGCGCTGGTGGCCGGCGGCGGCACCGAGGACGCGGCCGCGGCCATCGAGGCCGGGGTGCCGCGGGCCGCGCACATGGGCCGCCAGGCGTTCGCGGCGGTGTTGGGCCGCGGGCTCGCCAATTCCGGTCAGCTGGTGCTCGACCCGGGGGCGCTGCGCCGCCTGGATCGGGTGAAGGTGGTCGTCATCGACGGCGCCGCGCTGCGCGGTGACCACCGCGCCGTCCTGCGGGTCCGCGGCGACGCGCCCGGCTGGGACGAGGACCGGGTCTATGAGGTCGCCGACGCGCTGCTGCACGGCGAGCAGGCGCCCGAGCCCGATCCGGACGAGTTGCCGGCAACCGGCGCGCGACTGAAATGGGTTCGCAACCAAGGGCCTTCGGCCGCGCCCGCGCAGGGCCTGGAGAGCGCCGACCTGATGGTCGACGGCGAATGCGTCGGCAGCGTCGACGTGGGCTGGGAGGTCGACCCCTACGCCATTCCGCTGTTCCAGACCGCGCACCGCACGGGCGCGCGGGTGGTCCTTCGCCACGTCGCCGGCACCGAGGACCTCACCGCCAGCGTCGGCGCGACGCACCCGCCCGGCACCCCGCTGTTGAACGTCGTCCGCGAGCTGCGGGCCGATCGCGGACCGGTGCTGCTGATCACCGCGCTGCACCGCGACTTCGCGTCGACCGACACCCTGGCCGCGCTCGCGATCGCCGATGTCGGTGTGGCGCTTGATGATCCGCGCGCCGCCACGGCGTGGACCGCGGACATCATCACCGGTACCGACCTGGCCGACGCGGTGCGGATCCTCTCGGCGATCCCGGTGGCCCGATCGGCCAGCGAATCGGCGGTGCACCTGGCCCAGGGCGGCACCACGCTGGCCGGGCTGCTGCTGGTCACCGGTGAGCAGGAAAAGACCACCAGCCCGGTGAGCTTTCGGCGCTGGCTCAACCCGGTCAACGCCGCCGCGGCCACGGCCCTGGTGGCGGGGACGTTCTCGGCGACCCGGGTGGTCCGGCTGCCCGACCCGACTCCCCAACCGCTGACCGCCTGGCACGCGCTGGATCCCGAGATCGTCTATTCGCGGCTGGCCGGCGGCGCGCGGCCGTTGGCCGTCGAGACCGAACCGTCGTGGCGACGCCGCCTCGACGACCTGTCCTACAGCCCGGGCCTGGCGCCGCTGCGCAAGCCGCTGCACAGCGTGGTCCGGCTGGCGTCGGCGACCCGGACCGAGCTCGCCGACCCGCTGACCCCGATCCTGGCCGTCGGGGCGGCGGCGTCGGCGATCGTCGGCAGCAACATCGATGCTCTCCTGGTCGCGGGCGTCATGACGGTCAACGCGATAACCGGTGGGGCGCAACGACTCCGGGCCGAGTCCGCGGCCGCCGAGCTGTTCGCCGAGCAGGACCAGATGGTGCGCCGGGTGGTCGTTCCCGCGGTCGCGACGACGCGCCGCCGGCTCGACGCCGCCCAGCACGCCACCCGCACGGCGACGGTGTCGGCGAAGTCGCTGCGGCCCGGCGACGTCATCGATCTGGCCGCGCCCGAGGTGGTACCGGCCGACGCCCGCCTGCTGGTGGCCGAGGACCTCGAGGTCGACGAGTCCCTGCTCACCGGCGAGTCACTGCCGGTGGACAAGCAGGTGGACCCCGTCGCCGTCAACGACCCCGACCGGGCGAGCATGCTCTTCGAGGGCAGCACCATCGTTGCCGGCCATGCCCGGGCGATCGTCGTGGCGACCGGGGTCGGGACCGCCGCGCACCGCGCGATCTCGGCGGTCGCCGACGTCGAGACCGCCGCCGGAATCCAAGCCCGGCTGCGCGAACTCACCAGCAAGGTGCTCCCCCTGACCCTGGCCGGCGGCGCGACCGTGTCGGCGTTGGCGCTGCTGCGGCGCGCCCCGCTGCGCCAGGCGGTGGCCGACGGCGTCGCGATCGCGGTGGCCGCCGTCCCCGAGGGGCTGCCCCTGGTGGCCACCCTCTCCCAGCTCTCGGCCGCCCAGCGGTTGACGGCCCGCGGCGCGCTGGTCCGCGCGCCACGCACCATCGAAGCGTTGGGCCGCGTCGACACCATCTGCTTCGACAAGACCGGCACGCTCACCGAGAACCGGCTGCGCGTGGTGTGCGCCGTGCCGGTCGGGGTCGACCCGCACGACGCGCTCCCCGAACTGACCGAGCCGCAATCGGCGGGGCTGCTGCGGGCCGCCGCGCGGGCATCCGCCCAGCCGCAGGACGGCCAGGGCCACGCCCACGCCACCGACGAGGCGATCCTCACCGCCGCGAATTCGCTGAACGGCCATGGCGATTCGGAGTGGACGATGATCGCCGAGGTGCCCTTCGAGTCCAGCCGCGGCTTCGCGGCGGCGATCGGCGCCCTGGGCCACGGTGGCAGCGTCAACGGGAACGCCGCGGACGCGCCGGTACTGATCCTCAAGGGAGCACCTGAAGTCATCCTGCCGCGCTGCCGGTTCGCCGAGCCGCAGGCCGACCAGGAGCGGGCGGAGACCGTCGTCCGCGGCCTCGCCGAACAGGGCTTGCGAGTGTTGGCGGTGGCGCAGCGCGGCTGGAAACACGAGACCGACGACGACGACACCGACGCGGACGCCGTGGACGCCGCAGCCGAGGACCTCGAACTGCTCGGCTACATCGGCTTGGCGGACACCGCCCGGGCGTCGGCCCGCCCGCTGATCGAAGCGCTCACCGACGCCGACCGCGACGTGGTGCTGATCACCGGCGACCACCCCGTCACCGCGCGGGCGATCGCCCGGCAGCTGGGCCTGCCCGCCGATGCGCGGGTGATCACCGGCGCCGAGCTCGCCGGTCTCGACGAGGACGCGTGCGCCAAGATGGTCGCCGATGTGCAGGTCTTCGCGCGTGTCAGCCCGGAGCAGAAGGTGCAGATCGTGGCCGCGCTGCAGCGCTGCGGGCGGGTCACCGCGATGGTCGGCGACGGCGCCAACGACGCCGCGGCGATCCGAATGGCCGACGTGGGGATCGGGGTGAGCGGGCGCGGGTCGTCGGCCGCCCGCGGCGCCGCGGACATCGTGTTGACCGACGAGGATCTCGGCGTGCTGCTCGACGCCCTGGTCGAGGGCCGCAGCATGTGGGCGGGCGTCCGGGACGCCGTCACGATTCTGGTCGGCGGCAACGTCGGCGAAGTGTTGTTCACGATCATCGGCACCGCCTTCGGCGCGGGGCGCGCGCCGGTGGGCACCCGTCAGCTGCTGCTGGTCAACCTGCTCACCGACATGTTCCCCGCGCTCGCGGTCGCGGTCACGTCGCAATACGTCGAACCCGACGAGGACGAGTACGAATCCCCCGAGGAGGCCGAAGAGGCGCGGCGGCAGCACCGGCGCGCGGTGCTGACCGGCCCCACGCCCTCCCTCGACGCCCCGCTGATGCGCCAGATCGTCACCCGCGGCGCCGTGACCGCAGCCGGGGCGACTGCGGCCTGGGCCATCGGGCGCTGGACGCCGGGCACCGAACGCCGCACGGCGACAATGGGTTTGACCGCCCTGGTCACCACGCAGCTGGCGCAGACGCTGCTGACCCGCCGGCACAGCCCGCTGGTGATAGCGACCGCGCTGGGCAGCGCCGGTGTGCTGGTCGGCATCGTCCAGACCCCGGTGCTCAGCCAGTTCTTCGGCTGCACGCCGCTGGGGCCGATCGCCTGGTCGGGCGTGCTGGGTTCCACCGCGGGCGCCACTGTGGTCTCGGCGCTGGCGCCCAACTGGCTGGCCAAGCAGGTCGCCGCGCTGGAGCCCGGCGAGGAGTAG
- a CDS encoding AMP-binding protein yields the protein MTNDRVATTAARALLHSGLLTPPSLPAGLRLLREARRGGTNPYTLLAVTAARWPDRTAIVDDDGALSYRRLQRETEALARRLSGDGVGPGRAVGVMCRNGRGFVAGVFAAALLGADVVPISTEFRSDALAAALQAHRISTMVADNEFGERIRAADESAVTVDPATATAEEDARRPRVAPPGRIVLLTSGTTGKPKGVPRAPEMRSAVGVWVTILDRTRLRTGSRISVAMPMFHGLGLGMLMLTIALGGTVLTHRQFDAEAALAQASLHRADAFTAVPVVLARILELPERVRARNPVPRLRVVMSSGDRLDPTLGQRFMDTYGDILYNGYGSTEVGIGSLATPADLREAPETVGRPVAGCPVRILNKSDRPVGPRVTGRIFVGGDLAGKGYTGGPAAGEAKAVVDGMTSTGDMGYLDNAGRLFIVGREDDMIISGGENVYPRAVENALAQHPAIADSVVIGVPDERFGQRLAAFVVARPGSDVDVPELREYLKSRVSRFEQPRDINVVDAIPRNPTGKVLRRELSG from the coding sequence GTGACCAATGACCGCGTCGCCACCACCGCCGCCCGCGCCCTGCTGCATTCCGGCCTGCTCACCCCGCCCTCGCTGCCGGCGGGCCTGCGGCTGCTTCGCGAGGCGCGCCGGGGCGGCACCAACCCCTACACGCTGTTGGCGGTCACGGCGGCCCGCTGGCCGGACCGCACGGCGATCGTCGACGACGACGGCGCGCTGAGCTACCGCCGGCTGCAACGAGAAACCGAGGCGCTGGCGCGGCGGTTGTCCGGCGACGGCGTCGGCCCCGGCCGGGCGGTCGGGGTCATGTGCCGCAACGGACGCGGTTTCGTCGCGGGTGTCTTCGCGGCCGCGCTGCTGGGCGCCGACGTCGTCCCGATCAGCACGGAATTCCGCAGCGATGCGCTGGCGGCCGCCCTGCAAGCCCACCGCATCTCAACGATGGTCGCCGACAACGAATTCGGCGAGCGGATCCGGGCCGCCGACGAATCGGCCGTCACGGTCGACCCGGCGACGGCCACCGCCGAAGAGGACGCCCGACGGCCGCGCGTGGCCCCGCCCGGCCGGATCGTGCTGCTGACGTCGGGCACCACCGGCAAACCCAAGGGGGTGCCGCGCGCGCCGGAGATGCGGTCCGCGGTGGGGGTCTGGGTGACGATCCTCGACCGCACCCGGCTGCGTACCGGGTCGCGGATCTCGGTGGCAATGCCCATGTTTCACGGGCTGGGGCTGGGCATGCTGATGCTGACGATCGCCCTCGGCGGCACGGTGCTCACGCATCGGCAGTTCGATGCCGAAGCCGCGCTGGCCCAGGCGTCGCTGCACCGCGCCGACGCCTTCACCGCGGTGCCGGTCGTGCTCGCGCGCATCCTCGAGCTGCCCGAGCGGGTGCGGGCGCGCAACCCGGTCCCGCGCCTGCGCGTGGTGATGTCCAGCGGGGACCGCCTCGATCCCACGCTGGGGCAGCGGTTCATGGACACCTACGGCGACATCCTCTACAACGGCTACGGCTCCACCGAGGTCGGCATCGGTTCCCTCGCAACGCCGGCCGACCTTCGCGAGGCCCCCGAAACCGTCGGACGGCCCGTCGCGGGCTGTCCCGTGCGCATCCTCAACAAGAGCGACCGGCCGGTAGGCCCGCGGGTGACCGGGCGCATCTTCGTCGGGGGCGACCTTGCGGGCAAGGGCTACACCGGCGGCCCCGCGGCCGGGGAAGCCAAGGCCGTCGTCGACGGCATGACCAGCACCGGCGACATGGGTTACCTCGACAACGCCGGGCGCCTGTTCATCGTCGGCCGCGAAGACGACATGATCATCTCCGGCGGCGAGAACGTCTATCCGCGCGCGGTCGAAAACGCGCTCGCCCAGCATCCCGCCATCGCCGACAGCGTGGTCATCGGCGTGCCCGACGAGCGGTTCGGCCAGCGGTTGGCGGCGTTCGTGGTGGCGCGCCCGGGCAGCGACGTCGACGTGCCGGAGCTCCGGGAGTACTTGAAGAGCCGAGTCTCGCGCTTCGAACAGCCCCGCGACATCAACGTCGTGGACGCCATCCCGCGCAACCCGACCGGCAAGGTGCTGCGCCGGGAACTATCCGGCTGA
- a CDS encoding SDR family NAD(P)-dependent oxidoreductase, with product MLNALAHALNAVFATAGDHVANPARVSDPDRLRAAASGKTALVTGASYGIGEATARSLAAAGATVLVVARSEERLGDLAASINAGGGRAVAYPTDLTDESAVSALGKQITEEHGPLDIVVSNAGKSLRRSLHDQYDRPHDFQRTIDINYLGPVRLLLGLLPAMRDHGGGHVVNVSSVGVRVVPGPQWGAYQASKGAFDRWLRSVAPELHGDGVDVTTVYFALVRTRMIAPTPLLGRLPGLSPDQAADVIAKAVIERPRTLEPPWVLPAEFASVLLAGPADYAARVWHRRFLTASDGGDRDQ from the coding sequence ATGTTGAACGCACTAGCCCATGCCCTGAACGCGGTCTTCGCCACGGCGGGAGACCATGTGGCCAATCCGGCGCGGGTGTCGGATCCCGACAGGCTGCGCGCCGCCGCCTCCGGCAAAACCGCGCTGGTGACCGGCGCCTCCTACGGCATCGGCGAGGCGACCGCGCGCAGCCTCGCCGCCGCCGGCGCGACGGTGCTGGTAGTTGCCCGGTCCGAGGAAAGGCTCGGTGACCTGGCGGCGTCGATCAACGCCGGCGGCGGCCGCGCGGTCGCGTACCCGACCGATCTCACCGACGAGTCCGCGGTGAGCGCCCTGGGCAAGCAGATCACCGAGGAGCACGGCCCGCTCGACATCGTGGTGAGCAACGCCGGCAAGTCGCTGCGCCGCTCGCTGCACGACCAGTACGACCGGCCACACGACTTCCAGCGCACCATCGACATCAACTACTTGGGGCCCGTCCGGCTGCTGCTCGGACTCTTGCCGGCCATGCGCGACCACGGCGGCGGGCACGTCGTGAACGTGTCCAGCGTCGGCGTGCGGGTGGTGCCGGGCCCGCAGTGGGGCGCCTATCAGGCGTCGAAGGGGGCGTTCGACCGCTGGCTGCGCAGCGTGGCCCCGGAGCTGCACGGCGACGGCGTCGATGTCACCACCGTCTACTTCGCGCTGGTCCGTACTCGCATGATCGCCCCCACGCCCCTGCTGGGCAGGCTCCCCGGCCTGTCGCCGGACCAAGCCGCCGACGTCATCGCCAAAGCGGTCATCGAGCGGCCCCGCACCCTCGAGCCGCCGTGGGTGCTGCCGGCCGAGTTCGCCTCGGTGCTGCTGGCGGGACCCGCCGACTACGCCGCCCGGGTATGGCATCGCCGATTCCTCACCGCATCCGACGGGGGCGACCGTGACCAATGA
- a CDS encoding cutinase family protein — MFARHIVRSFGPAVVIAASGMAASAISGSLIPTATAQCPDVQVVFARGTGEEPGVGPTGQAFVDALHQRVGDRSFDVYPVNYPATDQWDTGIDGIRDASTHVVSMAHDCPTTKMVLGGYSQGAAVMGFVTSAAVPEGIDPATVPKPLAPDVANHVSSVVLFGMPNVRAMNFLGEPPVVIGPTYADKTLKVCAIEDPVCSDGMNFAAHNTYADDGSIIDKGVAFASSHLGMGAPSAMSVASPHGGFGE; from the coding sequence ATGTTTGCGCGTCACATCGTTCGTTCGTTTGGTCCAGCAGTAGTTATCGCCGCATCGGGCATGGCCGCCTCGGCCATCTCCGGTTCCCTCATCCCCACCGCCACCGCCCAGTGTCCCGACGTGCAAGTGGTCTTCGCCCGCGGCACCGGCGAAGAACCCGGCGTCGGCCCCACCGGACAAGCCTTCGTCGACGCCCTGCACCAACGCGTCGGCGACCGCTCCTTTGACGTCTACCCCGTCAACTACCCCGCCACCGACCAATGGGACACCGGCATCGACGGCATCCGCGACGCCAGCACCCACGTCGTGTCCATGGCACACGACTGCCCCACCACCAAAATGGTCCTCGGCGGCTACTCCCAAGGCGCGGCCGTCATGGGCTTTGTCACCTCCGCAGCCGTCCCCGAAGGCATCGACCCCGCCACCGTCCCCAAACCCCTGGCCCCCGACGTCGCCAACCACGTCTCCTCGGTCGTGCTCTTCGGCATGCCCAACGTGCGCGCCATGAACTTCCTCGGCGAACCCCCCGTCGTCATCGGGCCCACCTACGCCGACAAAACCCTCAAAGTCTGCGCCATCGAAGACCCCGTCTGCTCCGACGGCATGAACTTCGCCGCCCACAACACCTACGCCGACGACGGCTCCATCATCGACAAAGGCGTCGCCTTCGCCTCCAGCCACCTCGGCATGGGCGCCCCCAGCGCGATGTCGGTCGCATCGCCGCACGGAGGGTTCGGGGAGTGA
- a CDS encoding SDR family oxidoreductase, with translation MQMTGNTVLVTGGGTGIGRGLAEALHRLGNRVIVAARRGEHLRAVAEANPGMQTLSLDQGDPADIRRFATEVTDHYPDLNVVVNNAGIQRVEDLTSGNVGLAEQTVAINLLGPIRLTAALLPSLLRKPHAAILNVTSGLAFMPSALTPSYCATKAALHSFTQSLRFQLRDSSVRVIEIIPPQVQTGLQGERGFDPRAMPLEEYITETMALLQAHPQADEIVVERVKAFRFAERDGTYDDIYPGFNEAITAGPGR, from the coding sequence ATGCAGATGACGGGCAATACCGTATTGGTCACCGGCGGCGGCACCGGAATCGGCCGCGGCCTGGCCGAAGCGTTGCACCGGTTGGGCAACCGGGTCATCGTCGCCGCGCGGCGCGGCGAGCACCTCCGGGCCGTCGCCGAGGCCAACCCGGGCATGCAGACCCTGTCGCTCGATCAAGGCGACCCCGCCGACATCCGCCGATTCGCCACCGAGGTCACCGACCACTACCCGGATCTCAACGTGGTGGTCAACAACGCCGGCATTCAACGGGTCGAGGACCTCACCAGTGGCAATGTCGGCCTGGCCGAGCAGACGGTGGCCATCAACCTGCTGGGCCCCATCCGGCTGACCGCGGCGCTGCTGCCGTCGCTGCTGCGCAAGCCGCACGCCGCCATCCTCAACGTCACCTCCGGTCTGGCCTTCATGCCCAGCGCGCTGACCCCGAGCTATTGCGCCACCAAGGCGGCGTTGCACTCGTTCACCCAATCGCTGCGCTTCCAGCTGCGCGACAGCTCGGTGCGGGTCATCGAGATCATTCCGCCGCAGGTGCAGACCGGGTTGCAGGGCGAGCGCGGATTCGACCCCCGGGCGATGCCGCTCGAGGAATACATCACCGAGACCATGGCCCTGCTGCAGGCGCATCCGCAGGCCGACGAGATCGTGGTCGAGCGCGTCAAGGCCTTCCGGTTCGCCGAGCGGGATGGCACCTACGACGACATCTATCCCGGCTTCAACGAGGCGATCACCGCCGGGCCCGGCCGCTAG
- a CDS encoding oxygenase MpaB family protein, whose product MTAQNDQLAAESAGSRFDSGVREAVAMPTDGPDWSPGGDTSPRLGPDSLIWKFYGDNRTQLFGFQRTAGVENCIEQLAQGVLDHSVIFSDTLGRAKRTAPPLMNTVYSEDPHEWGRKVRDFHKTIKGTVSDGSRYHALNPELFYWAHASFVDQVIYNTDMFIRRLSHAEKEQIFNEGKVWYSLYGVSDRGQPQTYDDFVAYWDEMLDRFVPHKTVLYGTGYIRKGIPGPRWMPKPLWNVVSAPLNAYTRLVVVGTLPPQMREVCQLRWDAKKEKRFQRLAAVVRALNPLINRLPVKALYTPWAAEAWARAGIDPRPLHNRAVA is encoded by the coding sequence ATGACCGCCCAGAACGACCAGCTCGCCGCCGAGAGCGCGGGGTCACGTTTCGACAGCGGCGTTCGCGAGGCCGTGGCCATGCCCACCGACGGACCGGACTGGTCGCCCGGAGGCGACACCTCACCGCGCCTGGGCCCGGATTCGTTGATCTGGAAGTTTTACGGAGACAACCGAACCCAGCTCTTCGGATTCCAGCGCACCGCCGGGGTCGAGAACTGCATCGAGCAACTCGCCCAGGGCGTGCTGGACCACTCCGTGATCTTCAGTGACACGCTGGGCCGGGCCAAGCGGACGGCGCCTCCGCTGATGAACACCGTCTACTCCGAGGACCCCCACGAGTGGGGCCGCAAGGTGCGGGACTTTCACAAGACGATCAAGGGCACCGTCAGCGACGGATCGCGGTATCACGCGTTGAACCCGGAGCTGTTCTACTGGGCCCACGCCAGCTTCGTCGACCAGGTCATCTACAACACCGACATGTTCATCCGCCGGTTGTCGCACGCCGAGAAGGAGCAGATCTTCAACGAGGGCAAGGTCTGGTACAGCCTCTACGGCGTCAGCGACCGCGGACAGCCGCAGACCTACGACGACTTCGTGGCCTACTGGGACGAGATGCTCGACCGGTTCGTCCCGCACAAGACGGTGCTCTACGGCACGGGGTACATCCGCAAGGGCATCCCGGGTCCGCGCTGGATGCCCAAACCGCTCTGGAACGTGGTCTCGGCGCCGCTGAACGCCTATACCCGCCTGGTCGTCGTCGGAACGCTGCCGCCGCAGATGCGCGAGGTGTGCCAGCTGCGGTGGGATGCCAAGAAAGAGAAGCGATTCCAGCGGCTCGCCGCGGTCGTCCGCGCGCTCAACCCCCTGATCAACCGGCTACCCGTCAAGGCGCTCTACACCCCGTGGGCGGCCGAGGCCTGGGCCCGCGCCGGCATCGACCCGCGTCCGCTGCACAACCGCGCCGTCGCGTAA
- a CDS encoding TetR/AcrR family transcriptional regulator — MQSEPGAAAISASTEALTDLDRTILDTARGVFETYGVRRANIDDVATRAGVSRSTIYRRFPTKEKLFGQVVRREAELFFSTLDQATAGCDPQEAVVEAFALGVRLVQDSPLYSRIAESEPELFGMFSRSHIFPIRQFADGIAHTLRRCGAEMSETDLDNIADILLRVALGIIVFPTDRLDTSDPAAVREYAARYLVPIISR, encoded by the coding sequence ATGCAGTCCGAACCGGGCGCTGCCGCTATCTCCGCGTCTACCGAGGCGCTGACCGATCTCGACCGCACCATCCTGGACACGGCGCGCGGGGTGTTCGAGACCTACGGCGTGCGCCGGGCCAACATCGACGACGTCGCCACCCGGGCCGGGGTCAGCCGCAGCACCATTTATCGCCGCTTTCCGACCAAGGAAAAGCTGTTCGGACAGGTGGTGCGGCGCGAGGCCGAACTCTTCTTCAGCACGCTCGATCAGGCGACGGCCGGATGCGATCCGCAGGAGGCCGTGGTCGAGGCATTCGCGCTCGGGGTGCGCTTGGTGCAGGATTCGCCGCTGTATTCGCGGATCGCCGAAAGCGAGCCGGAGCTGTTCGGCATGTTCTCCCGGTCGCATATCTTCCCGATTCGCCAGTTCGCCGACGGGATCGCCCATACCCTGCGGCGGTGCGGCGCCGAGATGTCCGAGACCGATCTGGACAACATCGCCGACATCCTGCTGCGCGTCGCGCTCGGCATCATCGTCTTTCCCACCGACCGGCTCGACACCTCGGATCCGGCGGCGGTGCGCGAGTACGCCGCCCGCTATCTGGTTCCGATCATCAGCCGCTGA